One uncultured Draconibacterium sp. genomic window, TTTACAAGAGGCTGAAAACCTTTATATATGGTGTGTTGATGATATTCCTGAGCTGATAAAGGTTGGTATCGATGAGGCGTTTATAAATGAACTGCCACAACGTATTGAGGCCTGCAGGAAAGCCCAAACCATTTGGGAAACAAAATTAAAAACCCCGGGCGAAGCACAGCTACAGTGGAAGCTAAAGGTGTATGAAGCCCAAAAACTTATAACTGAACTTTTACATTCGATGCGCTTTGCCTTTCGGAATGAAGCCGATCTGTTAGGCACAATAAAATACATTGCCAAAGAAAGTGGCTATGCAAGTCTCATTCAGGATCTGTATAATTTATCGGTACTGGGGCGGTCAAATAGTCAACTGCTTACCGCTGTTGGCTTCGACCTGGATTTGCTCGACACGGCAAGCGCAAAGTCGGAGGAGCTTACCGCATTGTGGGCACAAAGCAAAAACGAAAAACAGTATTTAAACGAAACGGCAGTTTTGCGAAATAAAGCTTTTTGGTATCTGCACCAACAGGTTGCTAAAATACGTAGTGCAGGCCAGTATATCTTCCGCCATCGAAAAGACCGCAGTATTGGCTACGTCAGCCAATTCTGGAAACATAAAAACAAGCGAAGAAGCACCCCTGATAAGTAAATACCTGTCACGGTTTTACATATCATAGTGCAAGTACCAATTCGTAAAGTGCGAGTTAAAGAAAATAGCCTGCGAGTAACAAAAATATACTTGCGAGTAAGTAAAAATACTGTGCGAGTTACTAAAAATGATGTGCGAGCTATACTCGCACCTGGTTATAACTAACTCGCATACCATTATTTATAGCTCGCAAGCAAATAAATGTAACTCGTATGGATAAAATAGTAGCTCGCAGGCCAATATTATATACTCGCAGGGTAAAATTGTGTACAGGGCCAGTTATAAATGCAACAAGGAAGGGGAAACGGTCTGGATTTACAGGTTACGGATTACAGGTTACAGGTTACAGGTTAGTTCGTTCATTTCTGGTAGCCACGAATAGTTATCGGACGGAACGATGTTGCGAGAACCTAACAAACGACATTGCACAGATCCCGCGAAGCAATTTGCAGTTGTTAGCAACTGGCTTTAGTCTATTTTTATAAATTCTCTAAAATTATCTTTGTCAATTACTATACTTTCTGCATTGTAAGTTTTCGTAAACGTTTTTGGCAGTTTTGCATTTTTCTTATTCATCCACTTAAATTCGAAACCTGTTATTTTACCCCCATTGTCCTCTACAAAATCAACTTCCTGTTGCTGTTTTGTCCTCCAAAAATAGGTTCGTGCCAAACTTTGTTTATATTCTATCTGTTTTATTCGTTCCGAAATAAGGAAGTTTTCCCAAAGCGCTCCTTTGTCGGTTCTTAAGTTAATTGGATTAAAATTTCCTATTACCATATTTCGGATTCCATTATCGTAGAAATAGATTTTCTTATTGGTTTTTATTTCATTTCGAACATTTCGACTAAAACTGCCTAGTTTGAAAACGATGTATCCTTTTTGTAAAATGTCGATGTATTTATTAACTGTATTCTTGTCAACATTTACAATTTGAGCCAATTCGGAATAATTTACCTCGCTTCCAACCTGCAGTGCGAGAGCTTGCACCAGTTTATCCAATATTTCTGGTTTTCGTACATCCGAATAGGAAAGAATATCTCTGTATAAATAACTGTTAACTAAATTTCGCAGGATATTAATTTCGTCTCCGACATTATTTAGTACATCCGGATAAAGTCCATATAAAAGACGATTTTCCAATTGTTGCTCCGAATACAAAAATCCATGGTGATTTTCATATTCTTCCCAGGATATTGGAAACAACTGGTATTCCCATTTTCTTCCTGTTAATGGTTCATTAATTTTATTTGTCAAGTCAAATGAAGATGAACCACTTGCAAACAGTTGAACGTCTTTAAACCGGTCAGTTATTATTTTCATAGTCAGACCGATTCCTTCAATTCTTTGAGCTTCATCAATAAACACTAATTTATATTTTCCAAGAATTGTCCGAATTTGTTCTGTATTCGGTTCTGTTAGTAAAGTTCTTGTTTTAGGGTCATCACCATCAAGAAGGAGATAATCTTTATTTTTAAGAATTGATTCAATCAAAGTTGTTTTACCAACTTGTCTTGGACCAATTACGATTATGGCTTTTCCTGAGCCAATTCGCTGTTTTATTATGTCACTTAAGTATCTTGAATACATATTTTTTATTTCAAAGATACGACATTTGATGAATCAATTCACCGTTGGTTATGTTTTTGTGTGATGTTTGTTTCTTTTTCAAGTGTCTAACGGTTGGTACATATTGTCGTTACGGATTTTGAAGTTCGTTCCTGTTATGTCGGGGGAACGGCGAAACGAGAATCCTCAGTTGGTACAACACCAAACCCCGCGATGCAATATGTACATCCTGTGCATCGTTTTTTTTATTTAAGCACAACTAATGAAATCTTTTAAAAGTTTTTTTTGAGTATAAATCAACTAATTGACGGTCATTTCCCGGTGAAAACACAAATAGCGTAGGTCTGTTTTTATCCTCATTATCAGTCTCGAATACGTAATTCTCGAATTTTATTGAGTCATTGGTGATTTTATATTCTCCAACAAACTCATGAATTATTTTACCTCCTTGTGCAAATTCTTTGTATTTGAAGATTCCATTAATCAGCCGTAACTCTATATAACCCTTGCCAATGATCGAATAATATTTTTTCCCTACTGAGTTGTCATACTTTGAAGAAAGGCGTTTAACTCTGTTTTTTTCTGGTTTCTTAATTGAATAAATAAGTTTTAAATCATTTCCTATTTCTTGTCTTGCATCTTCTGTTCCAAGCTTTTTAAAGTCAACATAAAAGTTGTCATCTACCGAGTAAATATATTTTATTCTTCGACTGTAACTTTGTACTTGTTCATTTGGAAATACCTCAATTACTTTTCCGGAAATCTCACCGGTTTTTCCCATTAAGAACGTTTGTGTCTTAAATCCAGACCAACCTGTAAATGCCAATATTGAACCAAATAAAACTCCTAAAGTCCAAAGATTTATATTTTTTCTTTGCATCAGATTTATCGTTGTTTGTATAGGTTGATGTAATTTTTTCACATTGATGGTGGAGGCGGTGGCGGTGGTGGTGGTGGTGGTGAAGAAGCTGGCGGTGATAATTTTTTGTCTGTTGATTTCTTTCCATTTTCAAGAAAGGCAATCATTTCTGATGCATGGTTTACCACTTTTAATATTGTTCCATTTTCATCTACAACTAAATGAGTCGGAAAGGCATTCAAGTATAATTTTTTAAAAATAAACTCCTTCTGATCGGGAACTACTTTGTAATCAAATTCTCTTTGTTGCAGGAACTCCTCTAACTCCGATTTAGAATCCAAGGCCAAACTCAGGAAAATGATGTCATTTCTATCTTTGTATTTTTCTACAAATTCATTTAGTTCCGGAAATTCAGCTACACAAGCTCCACAGTGGATAAACCAGGTTTTTAGAATTATCGTTTTTCCTTTTGTATTTTCGTTGGTGTAGCTATTCCCTTCCAGGTCGGTAAAGTTAAATTGTGGAATTGGCGTTCCTTCCATTTCATATAAACCATAGATACTGGTTGATTCATTTTTTATTGTAGTTCCAATTCCTTTGTCTGCAATAGAGTCGAGCTGATAAAGTTTATACGATTCGGTTTTATCGTCTGATTTTATTTTTAAAGGGATGTAATTGCCGGTAATTAATTTTTCCAAAAATTGTTTTTTATCAATTGTGTCCGACTGTTCGTTTAAACCTGTGAAATCTGATGATAAAGAAATGTTGTAGGAATAGTAAGTCCACCATTTTTTGAAATCAGAAGTAAGTTCATTGATATTGACTTCTGGTTCAAGCGTTTCAGCTTTTTCTGATAACTGAGTTTTTTTTGATCTTTCGTTGCAGGAAAAAACAAAAATTGATAGCAGTAAAATCGTGATTAATTGTAGTTTTTTCATTTTTGCTAATATTATGAACAACTAATATGTAACATCATCAGGTGTTGTTATTTGCATTATCTCATTTCTAGATGTACCGTTATACTCCCAAAATAGAAGGATAACAACACCCCTATTGTGTTTAACGCTTTTTTATCTGTTGTTATTTCTGGGAGTGTATTCAACGGTTTAAAGATTTTAGTGCAATAAATGTAAACATAATATCGTAAAAACAATAGTTGGTTTATATGTTATAAAAATAGACATTGTGTGATAGATTGAGATGACTTTACCTGATTCGTTTTACTCACCGGGCTGGCAATAACCGTTTTACATATTTGATTAAAATGTGCGCGTGGTTGTTCAGTGTTTTTCGCTTTACCCCACTGCATGACAGCATCTCCGCTCACTTGGGGAGGGCCGCGTTACAGCGGTGAGGTGGTGACAGTATAGCTCTGTTGTGCGATTACAATATTGAATGACAATGAATTTAACAGAATCTGATATCTTTGAGATTAAAACCAATTTATACCTACTATGCATAGACGAAAATTTATTAAAACTACCGGGCTGGTAAGCGCCGGAGTTAGTATGGCGGGACCATTATCCGCATCAAAAACAGAAATTACAAATGCCTTACCCCAATGGCGCGGATTTAATCTACTCGATTATTTTACCGCAAAAGGAGGTAACTCGGCTAATGGCAGCACCGAAGAAGATTTTAAATGGATGGCCGATTGGGGATTTGATTTTGTTCGGATACCGATGGCGTATCCCCGTTATGTTGAATTTGATAGCTCAAAAGATATTACTCCGGAAGACATCTATAACATTAATGAGCGCGAGGTTGATCGTGTAAATAACCTGGTTGATAAGGCCAATAAACACGGTTTACATGTGAGTTTAAATTTGCACCGCGCTCCCGGTTTTTGTGTAAATGCAGGTTTTAACGAACCTTACAATCTTTGGGAAGATAAGGAAGCACAGGAGGCTTTTTATTTTCACTGGGGAATGTGGGCCAAACGATTTGCAAGCTACTCGAACAAACAGATTAGTTTTGATTTGGTAAATGAGCCCTGTACGCGTGAAGACATGAATGACCAGTTTTCAAAACGCGGACCAATACCCGGAAAATTGTACCGCGAAGTAGCAAAAACAGCAGCAGAAAGAATTCGCACGCACAACCCGAATCATCTGGTTGTTGCCGATGGAAATAATGTTGGCAGCGATGTAATTCCTGAGATTTTTGATCTCGAAATTGGACAAAGCTGCCGTGGCTATTATCCGCACTATGTTTCGCATTATCGGGCTCCCTGGGTATATGAAAATCCTGATGATGCGCTAATGCCGGTTTGGCCGGGAGAAATAGATGGGAAAACGTTTAGCCGTGAAAGTATTGAGCAATTCTACTCAAAATGGATTGATGCAGTAAAACAAGGAGTGGGAGTTCATTGTGGGGAGTGTGGTTGCTGGCGAGAAACACCGCACGATGTTTTTCTTTCCTGGTTCGAAGATGTGATTAGTGTATTGGCAGAGCACAATATTGGTTACGCTCTTTGGAATTTCAGAGGCGATTTTGGTATTTTGGATTCGGGTAGAAAAGACATTGAATACGAAGATTGGCACGGCCATAAACTGGATAGGAAGTTGCTGCAGTTGTTGCAGAAATACTAATACTTTAATCAATAAAAAGGCTCCATTGGAAAGTAATGGAGCCTTTTCAATTCAGTTTGTTTCGTTCTGAGAACCTAGTTTTTAGAATAACTCAGGTCACGGATGTACCATGAATCATAACTTTTTACTGTTCGTAGAGCTTTGACAAATTCTTTATTTAAGTCCTCAAAGAAATCCTTGTATTTTTCTGAAAACTCTTTGTCGAATTTCAGGTAATCAAGCTGGTTTTTTCCATACGACCATCCGATATAAACAGGTCCGTTATAGCCCAGATCTCCTGAAGCAACCCGCCACATATCGTTATGTCCTTCCTCTCTCATGTAATCAACAGCTTTTTTCATTATTTGTCTGAATTCCTGTTGTTTCCCAGGGATGACATAAAATTCCTGGAATGCCATATAGTTTACACTGTCCATTGGTATGCGGTTAACTTCCGGTATCAAACTCAATTCAGAATATTCGGTAATGGTTTTAGAAAAATTTGATTTTAAGGTTTTCAACCATTTTTTTGTTTTTTCTTCACCAAACTTTTCCAGAATCTTGCTCCATCCGTTCTCAAGCTCGTCAATATCATTTAAAGAACTAATCGGGTGCCAGTACTGATACTTAAAATCACCTGTGGTCCACGCATAAAATTCGAATTTGTAATTTTCATTTTTACACAATTGTGCGAGTTCTTTACTGAGTTCCCAGTACTCGTTTATGTGCTCGGGATGTACTTCTTCTTCCCAGCAATACCAAAGTTGTTTACTATTTTCCTGTGCTTGTGTTGTGTGAATGGTACAAACCAAAAGGATTACAATTAATCCTAAGCCAATTCTTTTCATCTTATTAATTTTTAGTTACTTAAATAAGTTAGTGCAAATCAATAAGAAAACAAAATAAAAATACTTATTAGTGTTTTTTTGTATTAAAATAAAAAAGATCCGTTCTGTTTTTATTCTATTTTATACAGAACGGATCTTAATTGCCGGCTTCGGTCTTCTGACTTCCGGCCTCTTACGCCATCAGTTTTTTATATTTAAAACGTTTTGGTGCTTCACCTCCCATACGTTTTTTGCGGTTCTCTTCGTATTCCGAGAATGAACCTTCAAAAAAGTGAACCTGTGAATCGCCTTCAAAAGCCAGAATATGTGTGGCAATGCGGTCGAGAAACCAACGGTCGTGCGAGATTACCACAGCACAACCTGCAAATCCTTCCAAACCTTCTTCAAGGGCACGCAAGGTATTTACGTCAATGTCGTTGGTCGGCTCATCGAGCAGTAAAAGGTTTCCTTCCGCTTTTAATGCCAGTGCCAAATGCAGACGATTTCGCTCACCACCCGAAAGTACACCGCACTTTTTCTCCTGGTCGGCACCATTAAAATTGAATCGGCCCACATACGCTCTTGCATTTGCTTGTTTATTGCCCAGCATAATGGTTTCAGTACCTCCCGAAATCACATCAAAAACCGATTTGTTCGGATCGATGGCAGCGTGGCTTTGATCCACATAACTTACTTTAACTGTTTCACCAATTTCGATGTTTCCGGCCTCGGCTTGCAGTTGTTTCATAATTAATTTAAAGAGTGTGGTTTTACCGGCTCCATTTGGCCCGATAACTCCAATAATACCTGCAGGCGGAAGTTTAAAGCTCAGGTTCTCGAATAAAATGCGGTCGCCAAAACCTTTGGTCACACCTTCCATTTCTACCACTTTATCACCCAGTCGTGGTCCGTTCGGAATAAATATTTCGAGTTTTTCTTCTTTCTGATTTACATCTTCGTTTAACATTTTATCGTAAGCGCTTAAACGTGCTTTCGATTTTGCATGACGTGCTTTTGGAGCCATTTTAACCCACTCCAATTCGCGTTCCAGTGTTTTGCGACGTTTCGAATGTCCCTTTTCTTCCTGCTCCAAACGTTTTGATTTTTGCTCGAGCCATGAGGTGTAATTTCCTT contains:
- a CDS encoding ATP-binding protein; translated protein: MYSRYLSDIIKQRIGSGKAIIVIGPRQVGKTTLIESILKNKDYLLLDGDDPKTRTLLTEPNTEQIRTILGKYKLVFIDEAQRIEGIGLTMKIITDRFKDVQLFASGSSSFDLTNKINEPLTGRKWEYQLFPISWEEYENHHGFLYSEQQLENRLLYGLYPDVLNNVGDEINILRNLVNSYLYRDILSYSDVRKPEILDKLVQALALQVGSEVNYSELAQIVNVDKNTVNKYIDILQKGYIVFKLGSFSRNVRNEIKTNKKIYFYDNGIRNMVIGNFNPINLRTDKGALWENFLISERIKQIEYKQSLARTYFWRTKQQQEVDFVEDNGGKITGFEFKWMNKKNAKLPKTFTKTYNAESIVIDKDNFREFIKID
- a CDS encoding TlpA disulfide reductase family protein, which gives rise to MKKLQLITILLLSIFVFSCNERSKKTQLSEKAETLEPEVNINELTSDFKKWWTYYSYNISLSSDFTGLNEQSDTIDKKQFLEKLITGNYIPLKIKSDDKTESYKLYQLDSIADKGIGTTIKNESTSIYGLYEMEGTPIPQFNFTDLEGNSYTNENTKGKTIILKTWFIHCGACVAEFPELNEFVEKYKDRNDIIFLSLALDSKSELEEFLQQREFDYKVVPDQKEFIFKKLYLNAFPTHLVVDENGTILKVVNHASEMIAFLENGKKSTDKKLSPPASSPPPPPPPPPPPSM
- a CDS encoding cellulase family glycosylhydrolase; this encodes MHRRKFIKTTGLVSAGVSMAGPLSASKTEITNALPQWRGFNLLDYFTAKGGNSANGSTEEDFKWMADWGFDFVRIPMAYPRYVEFDSSKDITPEDIYNINEREVDRVNNLVDKANKHGLHVSLNLHRAPGFCVNAGFNEPYNLWEDKEAQEAFYFHWGMWAKRFASYSNKQISFDLVNEPCTREDMNDQFSKRGPIPGKLYREVAKTAAERIRTHNPNHLVVADGNNVGSDVIPEIFDLEIGQSCRGYYPHYVSHYRAPWVYENPDDALMPVWPGEIDGKTFSRESIEQFYSKWIDAVKQGVGVHCGECGCWRETPHDVFLSWFEDVISVLAEHNIGYALWNFRGDFGILDSGRKDIEYEDWHGHKLDRKLLQLLQKY
- the ettA gene encoding energy-dependent translational throttle protein EttA, with amino-acid sequence MSDDKKIIFSMYKVSKTYPPSKTVIKDISLSFFLGAKIGIIGLNGSGKSTLLKIIAGQDTAYNGELVFADGYSVGLLSQEPELDDSKTVIDIVKEGTQETVDVLTRYEEINNEFGLPEVYENPDKMDALMNEQAKLQERMDQLDAWNLESKLERAMDALQCPPNDQPIGELSGGERRRVALCRLLLQEPDVLLLDEPTNHLDAESIQWLEMHLAQYKGTVICITHDRYFLDNVAGWILELDRGQGIPWKGNYTSWLEQKSKRLEQEEKGHSKRRKTLERELEWVKMAPKARHAKSKARLSAYDKMLNEDVNQKEEKLEIFIPNGPRLGDKVVEMEGVTKGFGDRILFENLSFKLPPAGIIGVIGPNGAGKTTLFKLIMKQLQAEAGNIEIGETVKVSYVDQSHAAIDPNKSVFDVISGGTETIMLGNKQANARAYVGRFNFNGADQEKKCGVLSGGERNRLHLALALKAEGNLLLLDEPTNDIDVNTLRALEEGLEGFAGCAVVISHDRWFLDRIATHILAFEGDSQVHFFEGSFSEYEENRKKRMGGEAPKRFKYKKLMA